From Natronincola ferrireducens, the proteins below share one genomic window:
- a CDS encoding O-antigen ligase family protein, with amino-acid sequence MKPKEFKQKTKENRSTIATKKEGKSLILFTLLAILLFYPPFFRGLFFQKEILITHILSFGLFTIYLINKVTKGEKISFNNPFDYIGLFFIVAYILPIVFRQWADLRGAIGLVLRYTNFFVVYLMVKEYAVEEKYKNWIVDIFILSGVGTAIIGLLGGAGYVTLQDVVLGNRISSTFQYPNTLAAFMMTLFFITAGKQAIENNNWKRNLYATAGFVMAFTFIFTYSRTAWVIFPIFALIYLVILPSMERVKTIFYYIAVIVPSLLLLQPFSSYTTNIEDKSPRAVLTVVIGIAIFLGIYIGAQLIIQKLQEKDFKKVYIGLAAVMVAFVILTTAAFNVTRPLTFDNSEATENKSNNIHRVIGSVEGNQDYNLFLNLEAVGNEENQWPWRIRIFSIDGEGQRQALLTRNGEVDEAGDILLPFTTNEDTEKLAIYFDNLYPGTQVTFYEAKLLTVDEEVVDTINLSYRFIPETIINRINVLDLNQQSFTTRVAYYRDSFKIFKNYPIFGAGGGAWHGLYAKYQSEPYFSTEAHNYFLQTLVEVGVIGMLLMLVFLGMLLALFMMAVKNRRTMEMTILFAIGSLLTHSGLDFNFSYLSIPLFMWGLMALVDVEPIKNLNVKIKEKLNKELYAAIPLVLILPFIFISFSFYGGHQSAVRAAEALQYEGDYEKGYTLLESAIARDGFNKDFRGDMARLQTMIGEQNQQQVWFQLAEENLLRALQYSPHNENLLGQLGQLYLSLGDFEKGFGYIEKMVTAAPLRPVVYETKANAYSIVANYYLDNGETEKAKEMFEMATGVVEDVEVGNSQAERTIQLNRETINTLAKNRYIKENIEKSMIKERVDNIIYIAYLDQHIDETRGLPNGWWTWNREGGNIQTELVEKGIRVVNDGKDLGILLTPQFQLEPSTTYGIDLKLGGDVEEHLQLLLHSRSGTAIQFSQRPLGKPNGEGTYSFTFTTTEDLEAGGQDLRFYHYGDSEKSYIVEWVALYKMD; translated from the coding sequence ATGAAACCAAAAGAATTTAAGCAAAAAACAAAAGAAAATAGATCCACCATAGCAACAAAAAAAGAAGGAAAAAGCCTAATTTTATTTACTCTATTGGCCATCCTGCTTTTTTATCCCCCTTTTTTTAGAGGACTATTTTTTCAAAAAGAAATTTTAATCACCCATATCCTATCCTTTGGATTATTCACCATCTATTTAATCAACAAAGTCACAAAGGGAGAAAAGATCTCCTTCAACAATCCCTTTGACTACATAGGACTATTCTTCATAGTTGCCTATATCCTCCCTATTGTTTTTAGACAATGGGCGGACCTAAGGGGGGCTATAGGTCTAGTACTGAGATATACCAACTTTTTTGTCGTTTATCTTATGGTGAAGGAATATGCTGTAGAGGAAAAGTATAAAAACTGGATTGTAGACATATTTATTTTAAGTGGTGTAGGCACCGCCATCATCGGTCTATTGGGGGGAGCAGGCTATGTAACCCTGCAGGACGTAGTATTAGGCAACAGAATATCCTCCACCTTCCAATATCCGAATACCCTGGCAGCCTTTATGATGACCTTGTTTTTTATTACTGCAGGGAAACAAGCTATAGAAAATAACAACTGGAAAAGAAACCTCTATGCTACAGCAGGATTTGTAATGGCCTTTACCTTTATCTTTACCTATTCTAGAACAGCATGGGTTATCTTCCCTATATTTGCCCTTATTTATTTGGTCATCCTACCATCTATGGAAAGGGTTAAGACCATCTTTTATTACATAGCAGTGATTGTGCCTAGTCTTCTATTACTACAGCCCTTTAGTAGCTATACGACAAATATAGAGGACAAGAGTCCTAGGGCAGTTTTGACAGTAGTAATAGGGATAGCTATATTTTTAGGAATCTACATAGGAGCTCAACTTATTATTCAAAAGCTTCAAGAAAAGGATTTTAAAAAGGTATATATTGGCCTAGCAGCAGTTATGGTTGCTTTTGTCATATTGACAACAGCCGCCTTTAATGTCACTAGACCCCTCACATTTGATAATAGTGAAGCAACAGAAAATAAGAGTAATAATATCCATAGGGTTATAGGAAGCGTTGAAGGCAATCAAGATTATAATCTATTTCTGAACCTAGAGGCTGTAGGCAACGAAGAAAATCAATGGCCCTGGAGGATTAGAATCTTCAGTATAGATGGAGAAGGACAACGACAAGCCCTCTTAACGAGAAACGGAGAAGTAGATGAAGCAGGAGATATCCTCCTACCCTTCACTACCAATGAAGATACGGAGAAGCTAGCTATATACTTTGATAACCTTTATCCCGGGACACAGGTCACCTTTTATGAAGCAAAGCTTCTGACGGTGGATGAAGAGGTGGTGGACACCATCAACCTAAGCTATCGCTTTATACCAGAAACCATCATTAATCGGATCAATGTGCTAGACTTAAATCAACAAAGCTTCACCACCCGTGTCGCCTATTATAGGGACAGCTTTAAAATCTTTAAGAACTATCCTATCTTTGGAGCCGGAGGGGGAGCTTGGCATGGTCTCTATGCTAAGTATCAATCAGAGCCCTATTTCAGTACAGAAGCCCATAATTATTTCCTACAGACCCTAGTGGAGGTAGGGGTCATAGGTATGTTATTAATGTTGGTCTTTTTAGGGATGCTTTTAGCTTTATTTATGATGGCTGTAAAAAACCGGAGAACAATGGAGATGACTATCCTATTTGCCATAGGGTCCCTCCTAACCCATAGTGGACTGGACTTTAACTTCTCCTATCTATCCATCCCTCTATTTATGTGGGGACTGATGGCACTAGTAGATGTAGAACCTATAAAGAATCTGAATGTGAAGATCAAAGAAAAACTCAATAAAGAACTATATGCTGCCATACCCCTTGTTTTAATATTACCCTTTATCTTTATCTCTTTCTCCTTCTATGGGGGACACCAATCAGCCGTAAGGGCAGCAGAAGCCCTTCAATATGAAGGGGACTATGAAAAGGGTTATACCCTACTGGAGAGTGCCATCGCTAGAGATGGATTTAACAAGGACTTTAGGGGAGACATGGCTCGACTACAGACCATGATAGGAGAACAAAACCAACAGCAGGTCTGGTTCCAGCTGGCGGAGGAGAATCTACTAAGGGCCCTACAATACTCCCCTCATAATGAAAACCTTCTAGGACAACTAGGACAGCTGTATCTATCCCTAGGGGACTTTGAAAAAGGCTTTGGATATATAGAGAAGATGGTGACGGCAGCACCCCTAAGACCTGTTGTCTATGAAACAAAGGCTAATGCCTATAGTATAGTAGCTAACTATTATCTAGATAATGGAGAGACTGAAAAAGCTAAAGAGATGTTTGAGATGGCTACTGGGGTAGTGGAGGATGTAGAGGTAGGAAATAGTCAGGCGGAAAGGACTATCCAGTTAAATAGAGAAACCATCAATACATTAGCTAAAAATAGATATATAAAAGAAAATATAGAAAAATCCATGATAAAAGAAAGAGTAGACAACATAATCTATATCGCTTACCTAGATCAGCATATAGATGAAACTAGAGGACTGCCCAATGGTTGGTGGACTTGGAATAGAGAAGGAGGCAATATACAGACAGAACTAGTGGAGAAGGGGATTCGGGTTGTCAATGATGGCAAAGATTTAGGAATACTATTGACCCCGCAATTTCAGCTAGAACCCTCTACAACCTACGGCATTGATTTAAAGCTAGGGGGAGATGTAGAAGAACATCTACAACTTCTCCTCCATAGTAGAAGTGGAACTGCTATTCAATTTAGTCAAAGGCCCTTAGGAAAGCCTAATGGGGAAGGGACCTATAGCTTTACCTTTACTACAACAGAAGACTTAGAAGCAGGGGGACAGGATCTAAGATTTTATCATTATGGAGATAGTGAAAAAAGTTATATAGTAGAGTGGGTGGCTCTTTATAAGATGGATTAA
- a CDS encoding four helix bundle protein has product MDLKDELFGLTSQMGRSSTSIPCNIVEGKARGSSKDFKRFLLIARGSLEELKYQILLSKDLNYINEDKYQEILNITKEVGRLLNGLMVAVDKSGK; this is encoded by the coding sequence ATTGACTTAAAGGATGAACTGTTTGGCCTTACTTCTCAAATGGGCAGGTCATCAACTTCTATCCCATGTAATATCGTTGAAGGTAAAGCTAGAGGTTCAAGCAAAGATTTTAAAAGGTTCTTGTTGATTGCAAGAGGATCTCTGGAAGAACTAAAGTATCAAATTTTACTATCAAAAGATTTGAATTACATAAATGAAGATAAATATCAAGAAATATTAAACATAACGAAGGAAGTAGGAAGACTCTTGAATGGGTTGATGGTGGCGGTAGATAAGAGTGGAAAGTAG
- a CDS encoding DegT/DnrJ/EryC1/StrS family aminotransferase — protein MQYVQEAFDTNWVAPLGPNVNEFEKELAAKVGSEHGAALVSGTAAIHLALKAVGVGEGDIVLCQSLTFSATANPIIYQNATPVFIDSDYETWNMCSKALETAFEKYGDKIKAVLVVHLYGLSADMDKIMEICNKYNVPVIEDAAESLGAYYKGKHTGSFGKFGVFSFNGNKIITTSGGGMLVSDDEEKIKKVRFWSTQSREAARHYQHSELGFNYRMSNVVAGIGRGQLKVLEERVDKKKYIFEYYKREIGQLEGVKFMPINDWNEPNYWLSVMTLKGEVRPLDVMEALEKENIESRPVWKPMHMQPFFAEYDYIGSDVSEKLFENGVCLPSDTKMTDEDLERICSIIKELWK, from the coding sequence ATGCAATATGTACAGGAAGCTTTCGATACAAACTGGGTAGCTCCTCTAGGACCTAATGTTAATGAGTTTGAAAAAGAACTAGCAGCTAAAGTAGGTTCAGAACACGGTGCCGCTTTAGTATCGGGTACAGCAGCTATTCATTTAGCACTTAAGGCCGTAGGCGTTGGTGAGGGGGATATAGTCCTTTGTCAAAGTCTTACTTTTTCTGCTACTGCTAACCCTATTATATATCAGAACGCTACTCCAGTATTTATAGATAGTGATTATGAAACTTGGAATATGTGTTCTAAAGCATTAGAGACAGCCTTTGAGAAATACGGAGATAAAATCAAGGCTGTTTTAGTTGTGCATTTATATGGCCTTTCTGCTGATATGGATAAGATCATGGAGATTTGTAATAAGTACAATGTACCGGTGATTGAAGATGCTGCTGAGTCTTTAGGTGCCTACTATAAAGGAAAACATACGGGAAGCTTTGGAAAGTTTGGAGTGTTCTCGTTTAATGGAAACAAAATCATAACTACTTCTGGTGGTGGCATGTTAGTTTCTGATGATGAAGAGAAGATCAAGAAAGTAAGATTCTGGTCTACCCAAAGTAGAGAGGCAGCAAGGCACTACCAACATAGCGAATTAGGGTTCAATTACCGTATGAGCAATGTGGTTGCTGGGATTGGTAGAGGACAGCTTAAAGTATTAGAAGAAAGAGTAGATAAGAAAAAATATATATTTGAATATTATAAGAGAGAGATTGGTCAGTTAGAAGGTGTAAAATTTATGCCTATCAATGATTGGAACGAGCCTAATTACTGGTTAAGTGTTATGACATTGAAGGGAGAAGTAAGGCCATTAGATGTCATGGAAGCATTAGAGAAAGAGAATATTGAATCAAGACCAGTGTGGAAGCCGATGCATATGCAACCGTTCTTTGCGGAGTATGATTATATCGGTTCAGATGTGAGTGAGAAGCTGTTTGAGAATGGTGTGTGCTTGCCATCTGATACGAAGATGACGGATGAAGATCTTGAGAGAATATGTTCAATTATAAAGGAGCTATGGAAGTAA
- a CDS encoding sugar transferase, with protein sequence MKRKKGFYEKFIKRPQDLFLSISALIVLSPILFIVAILVRTKLGSPIIFTQDRPGKNEKIFKMYKFRTMTDERDENGDLLPDSVRLTKFGRILRATSLDELPELWNIVRGDMSVIGPRPLLVIYLELYNEHQKRRHEVRPGLSGHAQVNGRNAISWEDKFNLDVEYVENISFIEDWKIIFKTIKKVFVKEGISSDTSVTMEPFRGSKVDS encoded by the coding sequence ATGAAGAGAAAGAAAGGGTTCTATGAAAAGTTTATAAAAAGACCACAGGATCTTTTCCTTTCTATATCTGCTCTTATAGTTTTAAGTCCTATACTTTTTATCGTGGCTATTTTAGTTAGAACAAAACTAGGTAGTCCAATCATATTTACTCAAGACAGACCTGGTAAAAATGAGAAGATATTTAAAATGTATAAGTTTAGAACTATGACAGATGAAAGAGATGAAAACGGAGATTTATTACCTGACTCAGTTAGACTAACTAAGTTTGGGAGAATACTTAGAGCTACTAGTTTAGATGAACTTCCGGAGCTTTGGAATATAGTACGAGGGGACATGTCGGTAATAGGACCTAGACCTTTATTAGTTATTTATTTAGAGCTATATAACGAGCATCAAAAGAGAAGACATGAAGTGAGACCTGGTCTTTCTGGACATGCTCAGGTTAATGGACGTAATGCGATTAGCTGGGAAGATAAGTTTAATCTGGATGTTGAGTATGTTGAGAATATAAGTTTTATAGAAGACTGGAAGATTATATTCAAGACGATTAAGAAAGTATTTGTTAAGGAAGGCATCAGTTCAGATACATCAGTTACAATGGAGCCTTTTAGAGGAAGTAAAGTAGACAGTTAA
- a CDS encoding acetyltransferase — translation MKDKLIIIGASGHGKVIADIAIKMSKWQSIAFLDDDESIKISMGLEVIGKTTDAFTYKEGADFFVAIGNNAVREKVQEKLIEEGLNVVSLIHPSAIIGTDVEIGIGTVVMAGTVINSSTRIGKGCIINTSSSLDHDNVIENYIHISPGANLAGKVKVGKGSWLGIGSIVSNNVNICSGCKVGAGAVVVKDITEPGTYVGVPVRKID, via the coding sequence ATGAAAGATAAATTAATCATCATAGGTGCCAGTGGACATGGAAAAGTTATCGCTGACATAGCAATAAAAATGAGTAAGTGGCAAAGCATCGCATTCCTCGATGATGACGAGTCTATTAAGATATCTATGGGATTAGAAGTCATCGGTAAAACTACTGATGCTTTTACATATAAAGAGGGAGCTGATTTCTTTGTTGCGATTGGAAACAATGCTGTTCGAGAAAAAGTCCAGGAGAAATTAATTGAAGAAGGGTTAAATGTGGTTAGTTTGATTCATCCCAGTGCGATTATTGGTACGGATGTTGAGATCGGCATAGGAACTGTTGTTATGGCCGGAACTGTGATTAATAGCTCTACTAGAATCGGTAAAGGATGTATTATCAATACGAGTTCTAGCTTGGATCATGACAATGTTATTGAAAATTATATACATATATCTCCTGGGGCTAACTTGGCTGGAAAAGTGAAAGTTGGCAAGGGGAGCTGGCTAGGAATAGGAAGTATTGTAAGCAATAATGTAAACATCTGCAGTGGTTGCAAAGTAGGTGCAGGGGCTGTAGTGGTTAAGGATATTACTGAACCTGGGACATATGTAGGGGTTCCGGTGAGGAAGATAGATTAA
- a CDS encoding glycosyltransferase family 4 protein, whose translation MKKIVHVFTVSMSVIFLEGLYEKLKSKGYELIVICSDGEEVRHQERLGNVKYYPVNMSRGINPIKDLSALIKIISILKKEKPLIVHGHTPKGGILAMMAAKLLKIKHRPYHLHGLKYPSEVGAKRLIIKWMEKMTISLSTKVFAVSNSLKEFAIASGLGSNLKIMVLLNGSVKGIDIKDSEEIRKNKEQTAIRLGIKKNEVTIGFVGRITEEKGIFELLKAYKRLIGSKQNIGLILCGPTEIKNSQNSVVFDEIRELPNVQYFGQVHNPLEYMVCCDIFVLPSWREGFGLVNIEANSVGLPVITTDIVGCKDSIEDQKTGILIESNNVCDLIDALELLIEDPALRKEMGQNGIQRVRDLYDRNKIWNTLLEEYERMIKAVKA comes from the coding sequence ATGAAGAAAATAGTACATGTTTTTACTGTTTCGATGTCAGTAATTTTCCTTGAGGGATTATATGAAAAATTGAAAAGTAAAGGATATGAATTAATAGTAATCTGCTCAGATGGTGAAGAAGTTCGACATCAAGAAAGACTTGGGAATGTTAAATATTACCCAGTTAATATGAGCAGAGGTATAAATCCCATTAAAGATTTATCTGCTCTAATTAAAATAATTTCCATTCTCAAAAAAGAAAAACCGTTAATTGTCCATGGACATACGCCAAAGGGTGGTATTTTGGCGATGATGGCTGCAAAATTGCTTAAAATAAAACATAGACCTTATCATTTGCACGGATTAAAGTACCCTAGTGAAGTAGGAGCAAAACGATTAATTATCAAATGGATGGAAAAAATGACAATTAGTCTTTCAACGAAGGTTTTTGCTGTAAGTAATAGTCTTAAAGAGTTTGCTATTGCGTCAGGATTAGGATCTAATTTAAAAATTATGGTACTACTGAACGGTAGTGTTAAAGGAATTGATATTAAAGATTCAGAGGAAATACGAAAGAATAAAGAACAAACTGCTATCAGATTAGGCATTAAGAAAAATGAAGTAACAATAGGCTTTGTAGGTAGAATAACAGAAGAAAAAGGAATATTTGAGCTCTTGAAAGCTTACAAAAGATTAATAGGGTCAAAACAGAACATTGGATTAATTCTATGTGGACCAACAGAAATTAAAAATTCGCAAAATAGTGTTGTGTTTGATGAGATTAGAGAATTGCCTAATGTACAATATTTTGGGCAGGTTCATAATCCGTTAGAATACATGGTTTGTTGTGATATTTTTGTTTTACCTTCCTGGAGGGAAGGGTTTGGCTTAGTTAACATTGAAGCAAACTCAGTTGGACTACCTGTAATAACAACAGATATCGTAGGGTGTAAAGACTCAATTGAAGATCAAAAAACAGGTATTTTAATTGAAAGTAATAATGTTTGTGATTTAATTGATGCACTAGAACTTCTAATTGAAGATCCAGCACTAAGGAAAGAAATGGGGCAGAATGGAATACAGAGAGTTAGAGATTTATATGATAGAAATAAAATTTGGAATACTCTATTAGAAGAATATGAAAGAATGATTAAGGCGGTGAAAGCTTGA
- a CDS encoding glycosyltransferase family 4 protein: protein MKALFAHGLKFFEDSNGNLYLRGYDTNYWNRYLKHFDELYVIGRKQSISDEHIAGFNKFDGDGLFFVEVPDIHNYKTYFRSNKLYESIAKKIVNDVDVIIARIPGTYSSKIIKYAKQKDKPYLVEMVGCPWDSLWNHSLKGKFVAPFMMQSTKKILGKAPYVIYVTNKFLQNRYPTKGKQTNCSNVTLPKMDDAVLTKRIEKIKSNSSSEIVIGTTAAVDVRYKGQQYVVEALGKLKAEGNTNYRYQLVGGGDTSYLESIIKKYNVGEQVEFLGAKSHNKVFEWLDTIDIYIQPSRQEGLPRALIEAMSRGLPSLGAATGGIPELLDEKYIFSNTNKNISEIVTILTNLSKEDMEMQATRNYEEAKKYGETLIDNRRSEFIESFLKSIKREDRI from the coding sequence TTGAAGGCATTATTTGCACATGGACTGAAATTTTTTGAAGACTCAAATGGAAACTTGTATCTTCGAGGATATGACACCAATTATTGGAATAGATATCTAAAACATTTTGATGAATTATATGTAATTGGCCGTAAACAAAGTATTAGTGATGAACATATAGCAGGATTTAATAAATTTGATGGTGATGGTTTGTTTTTTGTGGAAGTTCCAGATATTCATAACTATAAAACTTATTTTAGAAGTAATAAATTATATGAAAGTATAGCTAAGAAAATAGTGAATGATGTAGATGTAATTATAGCAAGGATACCGGGAACATACTCTTCAAAAATCATTAAATATGCAAAGCAGAAGGACAAGCCTTACTTAGTAGAAATGGTAGGTTGTCCATGGGATTCCTTATGGAATCATAGCTTGAAAGGAAAATTTGTTGCACCTTTTATGATGCAATCTACTAAAAAAATACTGGGAAAAGCGCCTTATGTTATATACGTCACTAATAAATTTTTACAAAATAGATATCCTACGAAAGGGAAACAAACTAATTGTTCCAATGTAACGTTGCCAAAGATGGATGATGCAGTCCTAACAAAGAGAATTGAAAAAATTAAAAGCAATTCATCCTCAGAGATTGTGATAGGAACGACAGCAGCTGTAGATGTTCGTTATAAAGGGCAGCAGTATGTCGTTGAAGCTTTAGGTAAATTAAAAGCAGAAGGCAATACCAATTATAGATATCAATTAGTTGGTGGAGGAGATACTTCATATCTAGAAAGCATAATTAAAAAATATAATGTTGGGGAGCAAGTTGAATTTCTAGGTGCAAAATCTCACAATAAAGTTTTTGAATGGCTTGATACGATTGATATATATATTCAGCCTAGTAGACAGGAGGGGTTACCAAGAGCCTTAATAGAAGCAATGAGTAGAGGGTTACCTAGCCTTGGTGCGGCTACAGGAGGTATACCTGAATTATTAGATGAAAAATATATTTTTTCCAACACAAATAAAAATATAAGTGAAATTGTTACTATACTTACAAACTTGAGTAAAGAAGACATGGAGATGCAAGCGACCAGAAATTATGAAGAAGCTAAAAAGTATGGTGAGACGTTGATAGATAATAGAAGATCCGAATTTATTGAAAGTTTTTTAAAAAGTATAAAAAGGGAAGATAGAATATGA
- a CDS encoding glycosyltransferase translates to MKVTLLLPKISYGGASKIISWLANQLTYSGYQVSIVVFYTGEVQQKIDNSINIINLNDKQSANKISRLLFGTLKTQKKLKSAINKIDPDIIITFGDTMGSLYLLTNILNRRKIIISERSDPYSVNGLNHKLRRKLFGFADGIVFQTEGAKQYFSKRIQNKGRVIVNPVINPNQMNNKHFEYNQYSKDIVCVSRFDVKQKRQDLMIRAFRKVIKIHDGMKLRFYGDGKDLPMIEKMVKDYDLSGSVVFEGKTKNVIDRIRKSRMFVLTSDYEGIPNALIEAMTIGLPVISTDCSPGGAKVLIDNYENGILVPREDEDELADAICYIIENTSHASKMGEKAKTIINKFSEEKVYGEWNDFIEYVANH, encoded by the coding sequence ATGAAAGTAACTTTACTTTTACCTAAAATAAGCTATGGTGGAGCTTCTAAAATTATTTCATGGCTGGCGAATCAGTTAACATATAGCGGTTACCAAGTTTCAATAGTTGTGTTTTATACAGGAGAAGTGCAACAAAAAATTGACAACTCAATCAATATTATTAATTTGAATGATAAGCAAAGCGCTAATAAAATTTCTAGACTGTTGTTTGGAACGTTAAAAACTCAAAAAAAGCTCAAGAGTGCAATAAATAAGATAGATCCTGATATTATTATTACTTTTGGCGATACAATGGGGTCCCTATATTTACTTACTAATATACTTAATAGAAGAAAGATAATCATCTCTGAGAGATCAGATCCATATTCTGTGAATGGGTTAAATCATAAGTTAAGGAGAAAGTTATTTGGATTTGCTGATGGTATAGTTTTTCAAACTGAGGGTGCAAAACAGTACTTCTCTAAGCGTATTCAAAATAAAGGAAGAGTTATTGTTAATCCAGTAATAAACCCAAATCAAATGAACAATAAGCATTTTGAATATAATCAGTACAGTAAGGACATTGTATGTGTATCTCGTTTCGATGTTAAACAAAAGAGGCAAGATCTGATGATTAGAGCATTTAGAAAAGTTATCAAAATTCACGATGGCATGAAATTAAGATTTTATGGAGATGGAAAAGATTTACCTATGATTGAGAAGATGGTCAAAGATTATGACTTGTCAGGAAGTGTGGTTTTTGAAGGGAAGACCAAAAATGTAATTGATCGTATAAGAAAATCTAGAATGTTCGTTTTGACTTCTGACTACGAGGGGATTCCAAATGCATTGATAGAAGCAATGACTATTGGATTACCTGTTATTTCTACAGATTGTAGTCCTGGAGGTGCTAAAGTATTAATTGATAATTATGAGAATGGGATTTTAGTACCAAGGGAAGATGAAGACGAATTAGCTGATGCAATATGCTATATTATTGAAAATACCTCCCATGCGAGCAAGATGGGAGAGAAAGCAAAAACAATCATTAATAAGTTTTCAGAAGAAAAAGTATATGGAGAATGGAATGATTTTATTGAATACGTGGCTAATCACTGA
- a CDS encoding O-antigen polymerase, translating to MIIKKSNERKKRVEKRNLFFLIFNIFILMLLLLFFIYTKDNNTYHSEWYKTVSILSLSLLIYYIVYFYNYRLFYDFRFWFIILTYLFMYSKIYLRFFGIEDPFYRPFLDKYALDVLYTTGMIVVCYTQALFTGFTWIGKRTKKSKLYKLKENISDLRAKKLIYLTGSILIAISLPFRLIVDYNTIATTYLTGSYSNRAGMTGLYNDIAILFIPGIVYLISSNYKKRRFATILAITTLLYFVLIMIMSGDRRYYITGILAVVLSYLKAYNINLSIIKLIILGTASNIMLNLLAVLRVIRSRGLLSPLEFLKQFSNDLINSKGIIEAMSEFGYSFYSVVQVVRFIPEYIPHQLGIGIFGAIPTLLPIGFIIRDFLNKVSISRTINVLDGHTLGSTIVGNLYADFSWFFVIAAIIFGKIMYEATAIKTIDNDNLAYARQYSMLYVLVNSVRASFLEIFRPSVTVYLIPIMILLLISKRGKFNGSE from the coding sequence ATGATTATTAAGAAGTCCAATGAAAGAAAAAAAAGAGTAGAAAAAAGGAACTTGTTTTTTTTAATATTTAATATATTCATTTTAATGCTGCTGTTATTATTTTTTATTTACACAAAAGATAATAATACATACCATTCTGAATGGTATAAGACAGTAAGTATATTATCACTATCTTTACTCATTTATTATATAGTTTATTTTTATAATTATAGATTGTTTTATGACTTTAGGTTTTGGTTCATTATTTTAACCTATCTTTTTATGTACAGTAAAATATACCTAAGGTTTTTTGGGATTGAAGATCCCTTTTACAGACCTTTTTTAGATAAGTATGCTTTGGATGTTTTATATACTACCGGCATGATAGTTGTATGTTACACTCAAGCTTTGTTTACAGGTTTCACATGGATCGGGAAAAGAACGAAAAAATCAAAGTTATATAAGCTTAAAGAAAACATTTCTGATCTGAGAGCAAAGAAATTAATATACTTGACTGGTAGTATACTAATTGCAATATCATTGCCTTTCCGACTTATAGTTGATTATAACACGATAGCTACCACTTATTTAACGGGATCTTACTCAAATCGCGCAGGTATGACAGGTCTATATAATGATATTGCGATATTATTCATCCCAGGTATAGTTTATTTGATTTCAAGTAATTACAAAAAAAGAAGGTTTGCAACCATACTTGCAATAACTACTTTGCTGTATTTTGTGTTAATAATGATTATGAGTGGAGATCGGAGATATTATATAACAGGCATATTAGCGGTAGTCTTAAGTTACTTAAAGGCATATAATATAAATTTATCCATTATTAAACTAATAATACTTGGAACAGCGTCGAATATAATGTTAAATTTATTGGCTGTTTTACGTGTGATTCGTAGCAGGGGATTATTATCACCACTGGAATTTCTAAAACAATTTAGTAATGACTTAATTAACTCTAAAGGAATCATAGAAGCAATGTCAGAGTTCGGATATTCATTTTATTCAGTTGTACAAGTTGTAAGATTTATACCTGAATATATACCACATCAATTGGGGATAGGTATATTTGGTGCAATACCTACATTACTGCCAATTGGGTTTATAATTAGAGATTTTTTAAACAAAGTTTCAATTTCAAGAACAATTAATGTTTTAGATGGTCATACGTTAGGTTCTACTATTGTAGGAAACTTATATGCGGACTTTTCTTGGTTTTTTGTTATAGCTGCAATAATTTTTGGGAAGATAATGTACGAAGCTACTGCAATTAAAACAATTGATAACGATAATCTTGCTTATGCAAGACAGTATTCCATGCTTTATGTTTTGGTGAATTCAGTGAGAGCTTCATTTCTTGAAATATTTAGGCCTTCTGTAACAGTGTATTTAATTCCGATAATGATACTATTATTGATATCTAAAAGGGGGAAGTTTAATGGCAGTGAATAG